A genomic segment from Neobacillus sp. YX16 encodes:
- the thiC gene encoding phosphomethylpyrimidine synthase ThiC: MQKQEEMKMDLKSQFTGSKKVYVQGSRLDIQVPMREICLGSTVSTFGQEENEPVRVYDTSGPYTDSTYTVDIRKGLPAVRKTWIEDRKDIERYEGRDIKPEDNGLSAEDPRANIECFPNVNKSPLRAKKGRNVTQMHYARKGMITQEMEYIAIRENMDPSFVRDEVAKGRAIIPANINHPECEPMIIGRNFHVKINANIGNSAVTSSIEKEIEKMTWATRWGADTIMDLSTGKNIHTTREWIIRNSPVPVGTVPIYQALEKVNGVAEDLTWDVYRDTLIEQAEQGVDYFTIHAGVLLRYIPMTAKRTTGIVSRGGSILAQWCLAHHKENFLYTHFEEICEILKEYDISVSLGDGLRPGSIADANDEAQFAELETLGELTDIAWKHDVQVMIEGPGHVPMQMIKENVDKQMEICKEAPFYTLGPLTTDIAPGYDHITSAIGAAMIGWFGTAMLCYVTPKEHLGLPNKDDVREGVITYKIAAHAADLAKGHPGAQIRDNALSKARFEFRWNDQFNLSLDPERAREYHDETLPAEGAKTAHFCSMCGPKFCSMRISHDIRNMANEKGDSEERLIDEGMKEKAKEFVKDGSKIYR; encoded by the coding sequence ATGCAAAAGCAAGAGGAAATGAAAATGGATTTAAAATCACAGTTTACAGGAAGTAAAAAGGTATATGTACAAGGATCTAGGCTAGATATTCAGGTGCCAATGCGAGAAATTTGCTTAGGTTCTACAGTTAGTACCTTTGGTCAGGAAGAAAATGAACCTGTACGAGTGTACGACACAAGTGGTCCTTATACGGACTCAACATACACCGTTGATATTAGAAAAGGATTGCCTGCAGTCCGTAAGACTTGGATAGAAGACCGTAAAGATATAGAAAGATATGAGGGTAGAGATATTAAGCCAGAGGATAATGGCTTAAGTGCTGAAGATCCACGTGCAAACATAGAATGTTTCCCGAATGTTAACAAAAGCCCATTACGTGCAAAAAAAGGCCGCAATGTAACACAAATGCACTATGCGAGAAAGGGTATGATCACTCAGGAGATGGAGTATATTGCCATACGTGAGAATATGGATCCTTCTTTTGTACGAGATGAAGTGGCAAAAGGGAGAGCTATTATCCCAGCAAATATAAATCATCCAGAATGTGAGCCAATGATTATCGGGCGGAATTTCCATGTGAAAATAAATGCAAATATCGGGAATTCTGCAGTAACCTCTTCTATTGAGAAGGAGATTGAAAAAATGACATGGGCAACTCGTTGGGGTGCTGATACGATAATGGATTTATCTACAGGGAAAAATATTCATACGACAAGGGAATGGATTATTAGAAATTCACCAGTACCAGTTGGAACAGTGCCAATTTATCAAGCGCTTGAAAAGGTAAATGGGGTAGCAGAGGACTTAACTTGGGATGTGTACCGCGATACATTAATTGAGCAAGCAGAACAAGGTGTTGATTACTTTACGATTCACGCAGGGGTATTATTACGCTATATTCCAATGACCGCAAAGCGTACTACAGGTATTGTCTCACGTGGTGGCTCTATTCTTGCTCAATGGTGCTTAGCTCACCACAAGGAAAACTTCTTGTATACACACTTTGAAGAAATATGTGAGATTTTAAAAGAGTATGATATATCTGTCTCTCTTGGGGACGGCCTAAGACCTGGGTCAATTGCGGATGCAAATGACGAAGCGCAGTTTGCTGAGCTTGAAACATTAGGGGAATTAACAGATATTGCTTGGAAGCATGATGTGCAAGTAATGATTGAAGGCCCAGGACATGTTCCTATGCAAATGATAAAAGAAAATGTTGATAAGCAAATGGAAATTTGTAAAGAAGCACCATTTTATACATTAGGTCCATTAACGACAGACATTGCCCCTGGGTACGATCATATTACATCGGCAATTGGTGCAGCCATGATTGGTTGGTTCGGTACAGCTATGCTGTGTTACGTAACGCCGAAAGAGCATCTGGGATTACCAAACAAGGATGATGTGCGTGAAGGGGTTATTACCTATAAAATTGCTGCACATGCTGCTGATTTAGCAAAGGGTCATCCTGGGGCGCAGATCCGTGATAATGCCTTATCGAAGGCACGCTTTGAATTCCGTTGGAACGACCAATTTAATTTATCACTTGATCCAGAAAGGGCACGAGAGTACCACGATGAGACACTTCCAGCTGAAGGAGCTAAAACAGCACATTTCTGTTCGATGTGCGGTCCGAAGTTTTGCTCAATGAGAATTTCCCATGACATTCGAAATATGGCTAATGAAAAGGGTGATTCCGAGGAACGTTTAATTGATGAAGGTATGAAGGAAAAAGCAAAGGAATTTGTAAAGGATGGATCCAAAATCTATCGATAA
- a CDS encoding SurA N-terminal domain-containing protein produces the protein MKKIIYTLITGIMAVTLTACGSNDEGKPSNNSKEQTETAQTQPQDQEKQMKEMQKKLDKQKIEEKQTVAIINDEEVSGSDYNMVLSSLQMQMQQMGQDPTSDEAAKQMKEQTIDNLVGQMLILQEANKKGYQASDDEVEKQIAEMKESYKDDNKFEDAMKQAGLDMTTLKNKTAENIQYMKYMEKEIPVGEVTDEEIQAYYDQAVQQGSSDGQELPKLEEVKPQIKQQLEQQKQQEQLTKKVEELKKKAEVDIKI, from the coding sequence ATGAAGAAAATTATCTATACTCTTATTACAGGAATCATGGCTGTCACTTTAACAGCTTGTGGTTCAAATGATGAAGGTAAACCATCCAATAATAGTAAAGAGCAAACTGAAACTGCTCAAACTCAGCCACAAGATCAAGAGAAACAGATGAAAGAAATGCAGAAGAAGCTAGATAAGCAAAAAATAGAGGAGAAGCAAACCGTTGCTATCATCAATGATGAAGAGGTTTCAGGCAGTGACTATAATATGGTATTATCTTCTCTACAAATGCAGATGCAACAAATGGGACAAGATCCTACTTCTGATGAAGCAGCAAAACAAATGAAAGAACAAACCATCGATAACTTAGTGGGACAAATGTTGATTCTTCAAGAAGCTAATAAAAAAGGGTATCAAGCATCAGATGACGAAGTTGAAAAACAAATAGCCGAAATGAAAGAATCGTATAAAGATGATAACAAATTTGAAGATGCTATGAAACAAGCTGGTTTGGATATGACGACACTAAAGAATAAAACAGCTGAGAATATTCAATATATGAAGTACATGGAGAAAGAAATTCCAGTAGGAGAAGTAACGGATGAAGAAATTCAAGCTTATTATGATCAAGCAGTCCAGCAAGGAAGTTCCGATGGTCAAGAACTTCCAAAGCTTGAAGAAGTAAAACCGCAAATCAAGCAACAACTTGAACAACAAAAACAACAAGAACAACTCACTAAAAAAGTAGAAGAGCTTAAGAAAAAAGCTGAAGTTGACATTAAAATCTAA
- a CDS encoding homoserine dehydrogenase: MTIIRVALLGLGTVGYGTYTALMNREERLSSLAGKSFEIIGILIKNKEKPRSIDENVMITTSFDEIVEKGNPDVVIEAMGGIEPALSYIKQALQNGCHVISANKELIASHGKEIMEIAHTNGVRFIYEASVGGGIPVLRTIKELLGGNQIESVEAILNGTTNFILSHMRTTGDSFPKSLELAQQKGYAEPDPTNDIEGLDAFYKAMVLSEWVFGEQPAWEQVTVQGIKGISHEEILLADQLGLRLKHLVLIDSHLNVEVKPVFVDKDHPLHGVENVDNALRIKTDLLGYLTLQGAGAGAEATASAVIEDLLSIYLTKENKNYQYSRITKNTYENEAVTQKVYLLFYQSTNLQKEIISQLHAQGDIIKTDQSSILKKAYILFKGDLTHYEHPLLINKYEVKIYNHSTSTLLIQPEKVN; this comes from the coding sequence ATGACAATAATTAGAGTGGCATTATTAGGATTAGGTACAGTAGGGTATGGGACTTATACCGCATTAATGAATCGAGAGGAACGATTATCTTCACTAGCGGGGAAATCATTTGAAATCATAGGTATCTTAATTAAAAATAAAGAAAAGCCTCGCTCCATTGATGAAAATGTTATGATTACGACAAGCTTCGATGAGATTGTAGAAAAGGGTAATCCAGATGTAGTTATAGAGGCTATGGGCGGAATTGAACCTGCTTTATCCTATATAAAACAAGCGCTTCAGAATGGCTGTCATGTCATCTCAGCAAATAAAGAATTAATTGCAAGTCATGGAAAAGAAATAATGGAAATAGCTCACACGAACGGGGTGCGATTTATTTACGAAGCAAGTGTTGGCGGTGGAATTCCTGTTTTAAGAACCATTAAAGAGCTGCTCGGTGGAAATCAAATTGAGAGTGTAGAAGCTATTTTAAATGGAACAACAAATTTCATTTTAAGTCATATGAGAACAACAGGTGATTCCTTTCCAAAATCTCTTGAACTTGCGCAGCAGAAAGGATATGCAGAACCTGATCCAACGAATGATATTGAAGGCTTAGATGCATTTTATAAAGCGATGGTATTAAGCGAGTGGGTCTTTGGAGAACAACCTGCTTGGGAACAAGTGACCGTACAAGGAATAAAAGGTATTTCGCATGAGGAAATCTTATTGGCAGATCAACTTGGACTTCGTCTTAAGCATTTAGTACTTATTGACAGTCATTTGAATGTAGAAGTAAAGCCTGTATTTGTTGACAAGGATCATCCTTTACACGGAGTAGAAAATGTTGATAATGCCCTTCGAATAAAGACAGATTTGCTTGGATACTTGACTTTACAAGGAGCAGGCGCTGGAGCAGAAGCTACAGCAAGTGCGGTTATTGAAGACTTATTATCAATCTATCTGACAAAGGAAAACAAAAATTATCAATATTCAAGAATTACAAAGAACACATACGAAAATGAAGCAGTAACTCAAAAAGTTTATTTATTATTCTATCAATCCACCAACCTACAAAAAGAAATAATTTCACAACTACATGCTCAAGGCGACATTATTAAAACAGATCAAAGCTCTATCTTAAAGAAAGCTTACATTCTTTTTAAAGGTGATCTGACACACTATGAACACCCTTTACTCATAAACAAATATGAGGTTAAAATCTATAATCATAGCACAAGTACTCTATTAATCCAGCCGGAGAAAGTGAATTGA
- a CDS encoding GNAT family N-acetyltransferase — protein MISDYKQNVLLEVDSINEMELALTAFNSKRALSPVDKELQFKKIGDCRLLIDTKSPSSIYYNRIKGFGVNDMNKIDEILANYDSKQITPCFDMTPNNINMEVAKTLMSKGFYCAEQLVFLEIAPHFDEFENNKEIRVVKVTKENVVEFLHLIARSNEMEIEDELINRKAEYFVEPIFQNYIAYIGQEAIGMGSLFIHGEKGYIANDFTFPSHRGKGVQKTLLHHRIKAANDMGLTKIYTDVEFGSASHNNMLKVGFQTIFINSFWIKD, from the coding sequence ATGATATCTGATTACAAACAAAATGTATTGTTGGAAGTAGATAGCATTAATGAAATGGAACTAGCACTAACTGCGTTCAACTCAAAAAGAGCACTTTCTCCCGTTGATAAAGAGCTACAGTTCAAAAAAATTGGGGATTGTAGATTACTTATTGACACCAAATCACCAAGTTCCATCTATTACAATCGTATTAAGGGTTTTGGAGTAAACGATATGAATAAAATAGATGAAATTTTGGCTAATTATGATTCTAAACAAATAACTCCATGCTTTGATATGACGCCTAATAATATAAATATGGAAGTCGCAAAAACATTAATGAGTAAAGGGTTCTATTGTGCTGAACAACTGGTATTTTTAGAAATAGCACCTCATTTTGATGAGTTTGAAAATAATAAAGAAATAAGAGTTGTAAAAGTAACGAAGGAAAATGTAGTGGAATTCCTTCATCTCATAGCACGTTCGAATGAAATGGAAATAGAGGATGAACTAATCAATAGAAAAGCAGAATATTTCGTTGAGCCTATCTTTCAAAATTACATAGCATATATCGGTCAGGAAGCTATAGGAATGGGCTCTCTCTTTATCCACGGAGAGAAAGGCTATATCGCAAATGATTTTACCTTCCCTTCACATAGGGGAAAAGGTGTTCAAAAAACATTGCTACACCACCGAATAAAGGCAGCTAATGATATGGGATTAACGAAGATTTATACAGATGTGGAGTTCGGTTCGGCAAGCCATAACAATATGTTGAAAGTTGGATTTCAGACTATATTTATTAATTCATTTTGGATAAAGGATTGA
- a CDS encoding phosphoglycerate dehydrogenase gives MSTITLEEVKSIKTLNNIAETGLKVFNKGNFQVDNGSENPDAILVRSFNMHSVEIGNNLKAIARAGAGVNNIPIEKCTEQGIVVFNTPGANANAVKEMVLTSLISSSRNLFAGITWVKALDGEGDQIPKLVEAGKKQFVGKEIKGKTLGVIGLGAIGALVANDALDLDMDVIGFDPFISVDTAWNLSRNVQRAITIEQLFSESDYITVHVPFTENTREMFNKATFSIMKPGVHILNFSRGELVNEKDMAAALESGIVGMYITDFPNENVLKMKNTIPIPHLGASSQESEENCAIMAARQVKEFLETGNIKNSVNFPNTYLPYTGKQRVLAFHHNVPNMVGQITSAISSYHLNIADMVNRSRGEYAYTMIDIDNKVNGDVIPTLEERIKQISGMVTARII, from the coding sequence ATGAGCACGATCACTTTAGAAGAAGTGAAATCTATTAAAACACTTAATAATATTGCAGAAACTGGACTAAAGGTATTCAATAAGGGCAATTTTCAGGTTGACAACGGCAGTGAAAATCCGGATGCCATCCTTGTTCGCAGCTTTAATATGCACTCAGTAGAAATTGGCAATAATTTAAAGGCAATCGCAAGAGCTGGAGCAGGTGTGAATAATATTCCGATAGAAAAATGTACAGAGCAAGGTATCGTTGTATTTAATACTCCTGGGGCGAATGCCAATGCCGTAAAAGAAATGGTGCTAACTTCATTAATATCTTCTTCCCGCAACCTTTTTGCTGGTATTACTTGGGTAAAAGCATTGGATGGTGAAGGTGACCAAATTCCAAAGCTAGTGGAAGCTGGAAAAAAACAGTTTGTTGGAAAAGAAATCAAAGGAAAAACGTTAGGTGTCATTGGTTTAGGAGCAATTGGTGCCCTTGTAGCGAATGATGCACTTGATTTAGACATGGATGTGATCGGGTTTGACCCGTTTATCTCAGTCGATACGGCTTGGAATTTGTCTCGCAATGTACAGCGCGCAATAACAATTGAACAGTTGTTCTCAGAATCTGATTATATTACTGTACACGTACCTTTTACCGAGAATACAAGAGAAATGTTTAACAAAGCAACATTCAGCATAATGAAGCCGGGTGTTCATATTTTAAACTTCTCACGTGGCGAGCTTGTGAATGAAAAAGACATGGCGGCAGCTCTCGAAAGTGGGATAGTTGGGATGTATATTACAGATTTCCCGAATGAAAATGTGCTGAAAATGAAAAATACAATTCCAATTCCGCACCTAGGTGCCTCTTCACAAGAATCAGAGGAAAATTGTGCAATAATGGCGGCTCGTCAGGTGAAGGAATTTTTAGAAACAGGAAACATCAAAAACTCAGTGAATTTCCCAAATACTTACCTTCCTTATACAGGAAAGCAGCGAGTATTGGCATTTCACCACAATGTTCCAAACATGGTCGGACAGATTACATCCGCTATATCTAGTTATCATTTAAACATTGCCGATATGGTCAACAGAAGCCGAGGGGAATATGCATATACGATGATTGACATTGATAATAAAGTGAATGGTGATGTTATTCCGACATTAGAGGAAAGAATCAAACAAATTTCTGGCATGGTAACCGCTCGTATTATTTAA